Part of the Brachyspira hampsonii genome is shown below.
AAAAAAAAAAAAGATATAGTTACTTTATATGTTGAACCTTCTTTAGGTTATACTGCTACTTATGATGGAAAACTAACTGCTAACTATGGCGGAACTACTGATCCTAAAGTAAAACATAGCTTAGCTTGGGGAGCTTATACAGAGCTTTATATCAGACCTACTCAAGACTTAGAATGGTACTTCGAGATGGATGTTAATAACAGCGGAACAAAACAAGGTTCTACAGTAAATAATACTTTCATAGGAAGCGGTATTCCTGTATACTTTGAAACTACTACAGGTATAACTTGGTATTTACCTGCTTTCAATTAATTAGTAATTGACTAGAGAATATATAACTTATAAGGGGGGCTTAAACCCCTCCTTTTTTTATTTGAATTTTTTATCAATTTTACAGCAAATTGAGTGAAATCAAAATAATATTTACATTTAAAAAATATTACTATATAATATAATGAATAAAAAACATTTAATATTTATGGAGAAAATAAGATGAAAAAAATTTTATTAACAGCCATAGCTCTATTGACTATTGCAAGTGCATCAGCATTAGCTATGTATGGAGACCAGGACGACTGGATTGATTTTCTTACAGATGGAAATCAGTTTAGAGCTAGAATGGATCAATTAGGATTTTTATGAGAAATATTAATGTTTTAATAATTTACTATAATTTGAAGCCCAATAATATAATATGCGTTCTGGAAATCTTGAATTACCTTGTAACTGTATTTCTATAATGACAACTGTACCATTTTGAGTTATACATTTAACATCTGCTATTGTTTCTTTATCCTCATAATTTTCCTTATAATTAAATGGTGTGAGTATTTCTACTGACCTAAAAGTTTTCATATTAGAATCGAGCATTGTAGAGTTAATAAAATCAAGCAGTATTAAATTACTGTCTGGTGATGAGAATAGATATCTCACAAAATAGTCATTTAAAACATTAATATCTCTCATAACTTTATTATACTAAATTATAATATAAATATAAAGTTACAAGTTTAATCATCAAAATTTAATTTCTATTTCTTTGAGCTTTTTTTAGAATACCTGCAATTTTTCTAAGTTTAAAATACTCTGCCATATCTAAAGCAGTATCTCCATCGTCATCTTCTATATTTACATCGGCTCCTTTTTCTACTAGAAATTTAACAAATGATTCATTAGATTTTCTTGTACAAGCCCACATTAAAGAAGTGTATCCATTATAATCTTGAGCATTAATATCTGCACCTTTTTCTAATAAAACTTCAGCTAATTTTATACGATATTTCTGAAAACTTTTATTATTAAAATTACCTTCACCCATACCAAGATATATCAAAGGAGTATATTCTCGTTTATTCTTTATGTTTACATCAGCACCTTGCTCTATTAAAAAATTAGCTATTTCAAAGTCTAGTATATCAATACTGCCTTCACCTGAAGTATCAAGAGTTTTATTTAAAGCTGTGTTTCCTTCATTATCTTGGGCATTTATATCGGCATTTTTTGAAACTAAATATTTTATTACATCTATATTTCTTTCATGACTATACTCACATGCTGATATTAAAGCAGTACTTCCTCCTTTATAAAAGTTTATATCAGCACCATTTTCCACTAATAATTTTACTGTTTCTAAATTATTTACACCATATATTAAGGCTGTATTTCCATAATCATTGAAAGCATTTATATCTGCACCTTTTTGTATTAGAAGTTCTACCACTTTTATATTATGAACTTTGGAAGCATACATTAAAGGTGTCTCTCCATCCTCATTTGTTACATTTATATCTGCACCATTATTTATTAAAAATTCTGCAGCAGATGAATTTTCATTTTTATAATAATAATATCTATAGTCAGGATGTTCATTATCTAATGAGAGTAATAGGGGAGTTTCTACTGAGCTATGTTCAGAATGTGTTTTAGCATTTACATCGGCACCTTTTTCAACTAAAAATTTAACCATATCATAGTCATTTCTTAAAGCTGCTATCATTAAAGGAGTATAATCATAATCAGCAGGAGAATAATACTCCCCACCCTTTATTCTTGATTCTAAGTCAAAACCATTTTCTACTAATACTTTAAACATTTCTCTATTTAGTGCCAATTCTGTTGTATAAGCTGTATCAAGAAGTGATGCTCCATAATTGTTTTTAGTATTTACATCAGCACCATATTTTATTAATAAATTAAATATTTTTTTAGCATTTTCTAGTTTTTCTTCTTTTTCGTAATGATCATAGCGAATATTGTAATATAATACAGTGTTTCCATCATTATCTTTAGTATTTATATTGGCACCATTTTCTAGTAAAAATTTAACCATTTCATAGTCTCCTATCATAGCAGCGTTCATTAATGCTGTAAGACCGTGTTCATCTTGTGTGTTTATATTTGCACCTTGTTGTATAAGTAATTTTGAAATATCAAATTTTCCATAATCATTAGCAATCGTTAAAGCTGTTTTGTTTTCATTATTTGCTGTATTAGGATTGGCACCTTTATCAAGCAAATATTTAACCATATCATAATCATTTCTTAAAGCTGCTATCATTAAAGGAGTATAATCATAATCATAATCAGATATACCCGTCTTTATTCTTGACTCTAAATCAAAACCATTTTCAACTAATATTTTAAACATTTCTTTATTTTTATCAAAAGAAATTCTATAGGATACATCAAGGAGAGATGCTCCATCATTGTCTTTAGTATTTACATCAGCACCGTATTTTATTAATAAATTAAGTATTTTTATAGCATTTTCTTGCCCGAAACTATCATGCTTAATACTATAATATAATGCAGTTTCTCCTGATGTATCTCTAATGTTTACATCGGCACCATTTTTTAATAAAAATTCAGCCATTTCATAATTTGTATTTCTAGCAGCATACATTAATGCTGTAGCACCTGCATTATCTTTAATATTGACATCAGTACCTTCTTCTATAAGTAATTTTGCTATATCATCATATCCCATTAAAGCAGCGTACATTAATGCTGTAAAACCGTATTCATCTTGAGAATTTGGATTTGCTCCTTTAGCTAAATATGATTTAACTCCTTCTATGTTATTATATCTTACAGCTGAAAAGAAAGTCTGAGAATACATAGGATACATTTTTGTAACTTGAACATATTCATTAGTATTTGTAGTTGTTGGATTAATATATACTTGTTCATTTGTTTGAGTTTGATTAGTTTGAGTATTTTCTGTTTGTTTAGTATTGCTGCTGCAGGAAATTATCAAAACTATTAAAACAAAAATAGAAATAATGGAAATAATATTTTTCATATATACCCATCCAATGCTTGCCGTATATAATTGGATTATATAATTATAATTATTTTATGTCAATTAAAATTTGCTTTATGAAAATGTTTAAAATATATTTCATACTTTTTAGTTAAAAAAAGCGTGTATTCATCATAATTTAAATTATCACAATAATCGAAAGTATAATACCTATCAAAATAAAGAGAAAAAAATAATGAAAAAACATAGATGAAAGCATGCTTTTTATATCAAATAAACTAGTACGATGTATGACTTTTACTGAAAAGATTCAAATTTATGAATAAAAGAATTTTAGAATTAAATTCAAAATATATTTTAAATATGGATCCATATTTATTAAAAGGGAATACATAGTTATGTGCTTTGTCAAAAGAGGTATTGGTAATGTGCAGATATAAATACAATTAGAGAAATGATATTATGGTCAAAAATAGCATGAGTATATAATAGTACATATAGTAATGCAGCATTTATAGGAACGCCGATATATCATTGCTATTATACTAATAATGCATACATACAGAAGAATGGCTTATAGAAAAAAGCTTTAATTATAATACAGTTGTATTATTTTATAATGTACCTTTATTTATTTCATTAAATTTTTCTTTTAAAAGTATCATATAGTCATGATATTTATTTGCAAGATTATCATCAGGTTCTATTACTGTATTATCAATTAAAGAATTTCTTATATCATCTAATGAAATTTTTTTTCCTAATAATAATATAGCAGATAAAGCAGCACCAAGTGAAGCACCGCCTGAAGGAAGTGTTCTTATAGGGCATTTCCAGATATTTGCTATTATTTTTAATATCTCTTTATCTTTTGTAGGTCCTCCTGTAACAGCAAGATCCATTTTATCTTTGGAAGTAAATTTTTCAGAGTATAAAGCTACTAAACCCAAAGAACTTAATACTATGCCTTTATAATCATTATCAAAAGAAGGAGTTTCATGGAATCTTTTTATAGGGAATGCCATACTTATAGGCACTGATTCATTTTCCTTCTGCCATAGTACTATAGGCATGTTATCAATATTTTTTTCTAAAGATTCTGTAATTTCTTTATAATCTCTTGTATATAATTTCATTATTTCGTCCCATAATATAGCACCATTAGTTCGGCAGAATATCATAAAAGGATTTCCTGTTCCGTCATACATAGCATTTGATACTCCGGAATAATCTCTGCTGTTTTCATCAATATTTAGCATATAAACAAAACTGCTTCCTAATGATAATATATCGCCTTTATACAAAACCTTTGTTTGAGGATTATCTCCGCTTCCTATACCAACTATGCATTCACTATCAAATCCGTATTTTGTTATAAAATATTCGCTTATATATCCTGCAAAACTAGAAGGATCATTTATATTTCCTAATTTTTCTTTTAAATCATTTGATACAGTATTTAATAAAGTATTATTCCATTCTCTTTTTGTATAATCCATTAAACTCATTCCTGAAGCATTTCCAAAATCTACAGGTATATTATCTTTTGCTGTTAGTATTGATGCTATAAATGTATTTAATAAAAATATTTTATATGTATTTTTTGATAATTCAGGATTGTTGTCAAAATTGTATTTTATTATTGCCCCTGTAAATCTGAGCGGAGAATTTGAAGCGGTTATTTTTATCATATTGTCTTTTCCGCCTACTGCATTTCTCAATTCTTCAGCCTCTTTCTGAGTACATGAAGTTCTCCATATAGGAGCATAATCATAAGAATATGAATCTTTTAATATTTCAGCTAAACTATTATTTATTGATGATTTGTCTTTTAATTTTTCTATATTTGATTTATATTTTTCTGAAAGATAAACATGTCCATGCTGCTGAGCTGATATTTGTATTGCTTTTATGTCTTTTGTATTAAATTTTTCTTTTAGCTGTAATAGTGATTTATCCAATGCCGCTAAAAATATATTTATATCTTGTTCCGATTTTCCTTTGATATTTGAATCTATCAGCAATGTATTTTTATTCATTTTTGAATATTTCATTTCTTCCATTGAATTAAATGCTATTGAAATATTTAATTCATTTTTATAGTTCTCACAATTTATAATACTTAAAGTTATACTCTGTGTGCTTAAATCTATTCCTAATGTATACATTTTCCTATCCTTGAAAATATTTATTAAATCATTTTACTAAATTGTTATATTTGAAGTATATAAAAATATATATAAAAAATCAATATTTTTAATACTAAATTATAAAAAACTTTATATTTAGAAATTGATTTTTATATATTTTTAGTATTTAATATTATCTGAAAAAATTAATAATTTTCATTTAATTAATAATTATGAAATATCAAGTATTAGCAAAAGAAAAAACTTTAAGAAATATTTTAAAAGAATGCATTAAAAAAGATAGATTTACAAGTATTGATATAGTTGAAAGTTTGAAACTTACAAAACCTACTGTAAATGAATCTTTGGATATATTATTTAAAAATGATTTTATAACAAAAGAAAATTTTACAGAAGGTATGGTTGGCAGAAAAGCACAGATTTGGAAAACAACTCTTCATAAAAAAAAATCTTTGGCAATAGATATAGATTTTAATTTAGTAAAGATAGCTATTGTTGATATGGCTGGAAATTATTATAATTATCAAGAGTATAAAAAGACTATTAATAATAATAATTTTTTTAATGTTATATTGTTTATCATAAATGATTATAGAAAAAAATATAAAGAATCTGAAGAAATAAAAAGATTGGGAATATCAATACCTGGAAATATTAGTTTTGATAGGAAAAATATATTATATGCTACCAACTTGGGGCTTGAAAATATTAATATAAGGTATTTGGAAAACGAATTAAATTTGGATATTATTTTGGAGAATGAGGCGAACAGTGCGGTATTGGGAGAATTTTTTCTGTCAAAAGAAGCTGATAAAAATAATTATATGCTTATATCCATATCCAATTTCGGAGTAGGAGGAGGTCAAATAGTTGATGGTAAATTATTAAAAGGTGCCCATAGATTAGCTGGAGAAATAGGGCATTTTACTATTATTATGGATGGTGAACCTTGCACTTGCGGAAATAGGGGATGCTTTGAAAGATATGCATCTTATGAGGGATTAAAAAATATTATGAAAAAACAAAAAATCGATTTTGATGATATTAATCAGCTTTTTGAAAGTTATGATAAAAAGAGTGAAAAAGTGATAAAAGAATACTGCAAATTTTTAGGCAGAGGAATAAGAAGTTTGCTTTCTATATATGATTCTAATAAAATTATTTTAAGCGGAAAAATGACTGATTATTGGGATAGAATTTACCCTTATATACAAAAAGAAATATTTGAAAATAATAATTTTTATTCAAAATTCAATGTTCTTCTATTAAAATCTAAATTAGGCGATAAAGCTTCTCTAGTAGGTGTAGGTCTTATCAATTTTTTTGATTTTATATATGACAGTGATTTTTTTAGTTAAAAATGATATTTTTTCTTGACAAATCTAATTTTTTTACTAAAATTTAATTAGTAAAATGATTTTATTATTTATTAAGTAAACTCATTTTACTAAATTAATGATCGGAGAGTAAAGAAATGGAATATTTTACAAGTACAGATAAAGTGTTTTATAAAGGAAAAGATAGTAAAGATGCTTTTTCATTCAAACAATATAA
Proteins encoded:
- a CDS encoding ankyrin repeat domain-containing protein; this encodes MKNIISIISIFVLIVLIISCSSNTKQTENTQTNQTQTNEQVYINPTTTNTNEYVQVTKMYPMYSQTFFSAVRYNNIEGVKSYLAKGANPNSQDEYGFTALMYAALMGYDDIAKLLIEEGTDVNIKDNAGATALMYAARNTNYEMAEFLLKNGADVNIRDTSGETALYYSIKHDSFGQENAIKILNLLIKYGADVNTKDNDGASLLDVSYRISFDKNKEMFKILVENGFDLESRIKTGISDYDYDYTPLMIAALRNDYDMVKYLLDKGANPNTANNENKTALTIANDYGKFDISKLLIQQGANINTQDEHGLTALMNAAMIGDYEMVKFLLENGANINTKDNDGNTVLYYNIRYDHYEKEEKLENAKKIFNLLIKYGADVNTKNNYGASLLDTAYTTELALNREMFKVLVENGFDLESRIKGGEYYSPADYDYTPLMIAALRNDYDMVKFLVEKGADVNAKTHSEHSSVETPLLLSLDNEHPDYRYYYYKNENSSAAEFLINNGADINVTNEDGETPLMYASKVHNIKVVELLIQKGADINAFNDYGNTALIYGVNNLETVKLLVENGADINFYKGGSTALISACEYSHERNIDVIKYLVSKNADINAQDNEGNTALNKTLDTSGEGSIDILDFEIANFLIEQGADVNIKNKREYTPLIYLGMGEGNFNNKSFQKYRIKLAEVLLEKGADINAQDYNGYTSLMWACTRKSNESFVKFLVEKGADVNIEDDDGDTALDMAEYFKLRKIAGILKKAQRNRN
- a CDS encoding xylulokinase codes for the protein MYTLGIDLSTQSITLSIINCENYKNELNISIAFNSMEEMKYSKMNKNTLLIDSNIKGKSEQDINIFLAALDKSLLQLKEKFNTKDIKAIQISAQQHGHVYLSEKYKSNIEKLKDKSSINNSLAEILKDSYSYDYAPIWRTSCTQKEAEELRNAVGGKDNMIKITASNSPLRFTGAIIKYNFDNNPELSKNTYKIFLLNTFIASILTAKDNIPVDFGNASGMSLMDYTKREWNNTLLNTVSNDLKEKLGNINDPSSFAGYISEYFITKYGFDSECIVGIGSGDNPQTKVLYKGDILSLGSSFVYMLNIDENSRDYSGVSNAMYDGTGNPFMIFCRTNGAILWDEIMKLYTRDYKEITESLEKNIDNMPIVLWQKENESVPISMAFPIKRFHETPSFDNDYKGIVLSSLGLVALYSEKFTSKDKMDLAVTGGPTKDKEILKIIANIWKCPIRTLPSGGASLGAALSAILLLGKKISLDDIRNSLIDNTVIEPDDNLANKYHDYMILLKEKFNEINKGTL
- a CDS encoding ROK family protein; this encodes MKYQVLAKEKTLRNILKECIKKDRFTSIDIVESLKLTKPTVNESLDILFKNDFITKENFTEGMVGRKAQIWKTTLHKKKSLAIDIDFNLVKIAIVDMAGNYYNYQEYKKTINNNNFFNVILFIINDYRKKYKESEEIKRLGISIPGNISFDRKNILYATNLGLENINIRYLENELNLDIILENEANSAVLGEFFLSKEADKNNYMLISISNFGVGGGQIVDGKLLKGAHRLAGEIGHFTIIMDGEPCTCGNRGCFERYASYEGLKNIMKKQKIDFDDINQLFESYDKKSEKVIKEYCKFLGRGIRSLLSIYDSNKIILSGKMTDYWDRIYPYIQKEIFENNNFYSKFNVLLLKSKLGDKASLVGVGLINFFDFIYDSDFFS